The following proteins are co-located in the Hydractinia symbiolongicarpus strain clone_291-10 chromosome 7, HSymV2.1, whole genome shotgun sequence genome:
- the LOC130648967 gene encoding uncharacterized protein LOC130648967, with translation MSNIFGTKLDPYAEIKTMMAMKGKKQRVKVGHVPSMINQNEDLYVDISNMGQNDVIFPSSIKLLFYLELTGTNTKRTIVSNIGKSLVQNLRITLKDNEVQNISAYRVLATYKDLWLPKFDRENNLILEGINPNDGTIRALQVKATDHVGTDEEKAIVAAYGSTFCIPIGKMFELTRDLPFYQPGLHDRLQFVIHFASYGDVIKDAGTPAVGSTAAKPADSAYKITNIALEFDKVNNEALASAMMSRYSRLALPYERVLRSKVVTIKKADTSYNLQIDTPAKSLKGVLLLFVDPGKVKAYSGANEVFYNPKIEKISITVEGEPNELYTHAMLPKDHLEQIVNLFGSHDSKVIGQFFTERYALFVDFRASPDHSLHGSGRPLQRVSDGITLHMTKKADGTTGDIKCYVFLLQDAQLNILDGCFHSVEY, from the coding sequence atgagtaacatattcggaactaagctcgatccctacgcggagattaaaacaatgatggctatgaaagggaagaagcagcgtgtaaaagTAGGTCATGTGCCTAGTATgattaatcagaacgaggacttgtatgttgacatctccaacatggggcagaacgatgtaatttttccatCTAGTATCAAACTACTTTTTTATCTGGAACTTACGGGAACAAACACGAAGCGCACTATCGTCAGCAATATAGGTAAATCCTTGGTGCAAAATCTTCGTATTACTTTGAAGGAcaacgaggtgcaaaatattagcgcctacagggtgctcgctacctacaaggacctatggttgcccaagtttgatcgggaaaacaacctgatcctagaggggatcaatcccaacgacggtacaatccgcgccctacaggtaaaagcgacTGATCATGTAGGCACGGATGAGGAAAAAGCGATCGTCGCAGCTTATGGCAGCACGTTTTGCATCCCTATCGGTAAAATGTTCGAACTCACGAGGGATCTGCCGTTCTACCAGCCAGGGCTACACGATAGGTTACAGTTTGTGATCCATTTTGCATCATATGGTGACGTTATAAAGGATGCCGGTACCCCAGCTGTtggaagcacggcagctaaACCCGCAGACAGTGCGTACAAGATCACTAATATCGCactagagtttgacaaggttaataacgaggctctcgcgagcgctatgatgtcacggTATAGTCGTTTGGCGCTACCCTATGAAAGGGTACTCCGTAGCAAAGTTGTCACGataaaaaaggctgataccagctacaatttgcaaattgatactccagcaaaaagtttaaaaggcgtCTTATTATTGTTCGTAGATCCTGGAAAAGTAAAGGCTTACTCGGGtgctaacgaggtcttctacaacccaaagatcgaaaaaatctcgatcactgtcgaaggtgagcctaatgagctctacacgcacgcgatgctcccgaaagatcacctcgaacagatcgtaaacttattcggtagccacgattcaaaggtgattgggcagttcttcacagagagatacgccctgtttgttgatttccgagcatcaCCTGATCATAGTCTACACGGTTCCGGAAGGCCATTACAGAGAGTGTCAGACGGTATAACCTTGCATATGACCAAGAAAGCAGACGGAACAACAGGggatattaaatgctacgttttcctacttcaagatgctcagctgaacatcttagatggGTGTTTTCACAGTGTCGAATATTAA
- the LOC130648516 gene encoding protein adenylyltransferase fic-1-like codes for MQYWMVDEDEYRNVLNKTARLAELSRKRKNHAYVEEFLKGWEALFAYGTYTFEGEVDSNFSSSDAWKLMQDPEDAHLDEKTKSFKRQMINFMRALKWMQCCGRLTPDKIQTIHEIMMRVEKHRGGKPVLTGKYRTTKAFAGFHEFAPVSAIPRLVIDALDRYYFTETDDLIWNAVRLFMDLINTHPFEDGNGRLCRLVISHVLVESGMSLFPVLLSSFHKRGRRHYLQAVIRFEKRPSLFYTMVCRSLVKVEDESSPIWSPPLETSDKVFLSSSFSKVSPYK; via the exons atgcagTATTGGATGGTAGACGAAGACGAGTACCGAAATGTTCTAAATAAAACTGCAAGGCTAGCCGAACTCTCGCGAAAGCGAAAAAACCACGCATACgtagaggaatttctaaaagggTGGGAAGCCCTGTTCGCGTACGGAACCTACACATTCGAAGGGGAGGTAGACTCCAACTTTTCATCATCTGATGCCTGGAAGCTGATGCAGGATCCTGAAGACGCACATCTTGACGAAAAGACGAAAAGTTTCAAAAGGCAGATGATAAACTTTATGCGCGCTCTAAAATGGATGCAGTGCTGCGGACGTCTCACACCTGACAAAATCCAAACTATCCATGAAATCATGATGCGCGTGGAAAAACACAGGGGCGGCAAACCCGTGCTGACAGGGAAATACAGGACGACTAAGGCATTCGCTGGTTTTCACGAATTTGCCCCTGTTTCTGCAATCCCAAGGTTAGTGATAGACGCCCTGGATCGATACTACTTTACAGAGACTGACGATCTGATATGGAACGCGGTGAGGTTGTTTATGGACTTGATTAATACCCATCCATTCGAAGATGGGAACGGGAGGCTATGTAGGCTCGTTATTTCCCACGTACTTGTGGAGAGTGGAATGAGTCTCTTTCCGGTTTTGCTTAGCTCGTTCCACAAACGCGGCAGGCGCCATTACCTTCAGGCTGTTATAAGGTTTGAAAAGAGACCATCGTTATTTTACACGATGGTCTGTAGGTCTTTGGTGAAG GTGGAGGATGAATCGTCCCCCATCTGGTCACCCCCTCTAGAGACCTCAGATAAAGTCTTTTTGTCTTCATCTTTTTCCAAGGTCTCACCTTAcaaataa